ATTTTTTAAATTTTAAAAAACAAATCATATTTTCTCTTATAGGATTTTTATTGATGTTTTTAGTGAGCTTTATTGACTGGAGAGTATTTCAAATAGATTCTTACCTAATTTTAATTCTATATTTTTTATGTATTGTTCTTCTTTTTGGAGTCTTTTTTCTTACAGAAGAAATTAGAGGAGTTAAAGGATGGTATAGAATAGGACCAGTTTCTTTTGATCCCATTGAGCCAACCAAGATTATTTTGATAATCTTATTGGCAAAATACTTTTCAATGAGACATGTTGAAATATATAGAGTTATTCACATAATGATTTCTGGTCTTTATGTTTTAATTCCTTCAGTTTTAATTTTTTTCCAACCAGACTTAGGTTCAGTCTTGGTTTTAGTTAGTTTATGGATTGGTATTTTACTTATTTCAGGTATTAAACTTCGTCATTTTTTTATTTTATTATTAGTGGGTGTTTTAATTTTAACTTTTAGTTGGTCAACAATTTTAAAAGATTATCAAAAACAAAGATTATTAAGCTTTATTAAACCTCAACTATCGGACCCTCTTGAAATTGGCTGGAATCAAAGACAAGCAGAGATCGCTATTGGTTCTGGAGGCTTATTAGGGCAGGGTATTTTAAAGGGTTCTCAAACTCAACACGGCTTTTTACCAGAACCTCAGACTGATTTCATATTTTCTTCTATTGCCGAAGAAACAGGCTTAATAGGAGTTAGTGTATTATTAGTTGTTTTTTCTTTTTTAATCTGGAGAATGTTTAAAATCGCTATTAAAACTAAGTCCAATTTTGCGCGTCTTTTTGCTGCTGGATTAAGTGTTTTAATGCTTTCTCAATACTTTATTCACGTGGGTATGAATCTTGGTCTTTTGCCTATTATTGGAATTTCTCTTCCATTGGTTAGTTATGGAGGATCGGGTCTGCTGGCAATGTTTATTGCTCTAGGTATTTTACAGAGTATTTATATTCAGAATAAGTAAATAAAATAAGTATCGGATAAAAAACGATATCTGCATTAGTATCGGATTTATTCATAAGTTATTCACAAATAGCGCTTGACAGCGCTATTTGTTTTTAAGATAATAAGATAAGTTAAAGTTTTTTGAAATTTAAAAAAAAGAAGGCTCCAAATAAAACGCTCTTACCTGTTTTTTTGTTACCTTCTTTATTTAAGAATAACAAATTTTTTTCTTTTGTCAATATTTTTAAATGAATAAAAAAGAAAATCAAAAACAATTTATAACGCTTCAACAGGCAACTAAATATTGTGATTATTCACAAGAGTATTTAAGTTTAAGAGCAAGACAAGGAAAATTAAAAGCTTTAAAAATTAAAAGAAATTGGGTTACTAAAAAAAATTGGTTAGATGAGTATTTAGGAAATCCAAACAATTATATTTCATTAAAAGAGGCAATAAGCTACTGCGATTATTCAAAAGATTACTTGAGTTTAAGAGCAAGACAAGGAAAATTAAAAGCAGTGAAATTTGGAAAAAACTGGATGACTAAAAAAACATGGTTGGATATATATTTAAGAAAGAATCAAAAGCAAATCAAACAGGAAGTTGTCAAAAATAAAGCTGTAAGAATTTTACCTGCTCCAGATAATTTACCCACTGAGGAATCTCAACCAAACGTTGAAGTAGTTAAGCGTTTGCCAATTTTTAGAATACTCCATACAGGAGTTATTTCGCTTTTAATAATAGGTCTGCTTGTTTCAGGATCACTTGTCGGAAAGAGTCTCTTTTCAAAAACATTAATGCCTTATTTGGCCAAAACACATAATGTTGTTGGCGGATTTTTAGACGATTCAATTTTACCAATAGTTGAAAAATCTCCAATATTAAAAAGTGTTTTGTTTAGTATTGCAGGAGTTGGAGAAGGCGTTGGTGATATTTTTAGAGCATATTTTTCCTGGCTTGGAAATTCTCTTAAATCAATATCTCAAAAAATCACAAGAACTTATTTTGTTTTTCATAGTTCTTTTGATGAAAGTACAAAACAAGGCTTTGATGTAATTAAAAACTTTTTTTCTTATTTTCCAAAAACACTTAAAAACTTTTTCTCTTTTGAAAGACTTTTAACAGAAAAAATTTTTGTAGAGACAGAAGAAAGATTAACTGAAAAATTAATCCAGGCCTTCCAACAAAGCTTCGACAAACTAGTACAAGAAGGAATTCCATCAAAACAAGTAATAACTGAAATCCAACCAATAAAGGAAATAACAAGAGAAGTAAGAATAATAGATTCAGCATCATTAGTTCAGTTAAGAGCTGACATGGAATATGTACAAGCTGAACTAGCTAATAGATTGTATGCCCCAGGGGGAGTAATAACCCAGCAGATATATGTCACCCAACCAATACAATCACCTAAAATATATCAGGAGAATGGTGACATAGTACTTCAAACCATTGGTTCAGGCAATATCATACTATCAGCAGCCACAGGATTACAGCTTCATGGCAGCCAGGTAGTAATTGACTCAACCAGCATACTTAATCCTTTAATATACTTGGCTGACGAAACAAGAATTGATGGACCCTTAACAGCTCAGCGTATCACACTCAATGCTCCAGAATCATACACTGGCAATATATTAGACGTTAGCTCTGTATTCACGGTCAACAATACAGGAGCTACATTAGTGGGTGACTTTACAGTAACAGGTAATTTATCAATAGGCGGTCTATCACTTAATGGGCCATTGGTAATTACTGCCTCTTCTACTTCTTCTTTATTAACAATAACTCAACAAGGTTCAGGATATGGAGCAATAATCACTGGTGGATATGTTGGTATTGCCACCACAACACCCAACTATCCATTACATGTCTGGGGCAGTGCTGGCTTTGGCACTTCAACTACTCTTGCATTATATGTTGATTCAGGCAATGGAAGAGTTGGTATTGCCACCACTACTCCTAGTCAAGCTCTTCATGTAGTAGGTAATATCTTAGGTTCAGGCAATGCTGTTTTTGAAGGTATTTTAGATGTGCAAGGCTATACCACTTCCACGTTTGCAGGACCCGTTAAGATTACCACTACTACTCAACCTCAACTTGTTATTGGATATAGTTCAACAACCTATTCAACTTTTTCAGTTGATTCAAATGGCAGTACTGCTCTAGTGTCTACAGGACCTCTTAATCTAACAGGCTCTGGTTCTTCTGTTTGGCAAACAACTGATTATGGAAGCTTAACTATCCAAAGCGCTAGCTCAACAGAAATCATATCTGGTGATACCTTAACTGCTAGTTCAACTAATGAAATAATTTTGGTTGTTGATGGACAGGAAAGAGTAAAGAT
The sequence above is a segment of the Patescibacteria group bacterium genome. Coding sequences within it:
- a CDS encoding rod shape-determining protein RodA — encoded protein: MNLFLSHLKKLDWTLIATVIFLVGFGLLSIYSSSLGRDDFLNFKKQIIFSLIGFLLMFLVSFIDWRVFQIDSYLILILYFLCIVLLFGVFFLTEEIRGVKGWYRIGPVSFDPIEPTKIILIILLAKYFSMRHVEIYRVIHIMISGLYVLIPSVLIFFQPDLGSVLVLVSLWIGILLISGIKLRHFFILLLVGVLILTFSWSTILKDYQKQRLLSFIKPQLSDPLEIGWNQRQAEIAIGSGGLLGQGILKGSQTQHGFLPEPQTDFIFSSIAEETGLIGVSVLLVVFSFLIWRMFKIAIKTKSNFARLFAAGLSVLMLSQYFIHVGMNLGLLPIIGISLPLVSYGGSGLLAMFIALGILQSIYIQNK